A genomic segment from Nematostella vectensis chromosome 6, jaNemVect1.1, whole genome shotgun sequence encodes:
- the LOC125567919 gene encoding spore wall protein 2-like: MEGEGDGTQGEGKKRGLRERGRRGDSGGGGRRWDSGRGNSWRGKERGLRERAKERGLRERGKERRLGERERKGNSGRGGRKGNSGRGGRRGDSGRGGRRGDSGRGGRRGDSGRGEEKGTQGEGEGEGTQGEGEGEGTQAEGEGEGTEGEDEGEVTQGEGEGEGTQGGEEEGTQGEGKERGKEMGLRERGRRGDSWRGKEMGLRERGRRGDSGRGGRRLDSGRGASWRGKERGLRKRAKDRGLRERGKERGLGERERKGNSGGG; the protein is encoded by the coding sequence ATGGAGGGGGAAGGAGATGGGACTCAGGGAGAGGGGAAGAAGAGGGGACTCAGAGagagggggaggagaggggactcagggggagggggaaggagaTGGGACTCAGGGAGAGGGAACTCATGGAGGGGGAAGGAGAGGGGACTCAGGGAGAGGGCGAAGGAGAGGGGGCTcagggagagggggaaggaGAGGCGACTCGGGGAgagggaaaggaaagggaactcagggagagggggaaggaAAGGGAACTcagggagagggggaaggaGAGGCGACTCggggagagggggaaggaGAGGCGACTCggggagagggggaaggaGAGGCGACTCGGGGAGAGGGGAAGAAAAGGGGACTcagggagagggggaaggaGAGGGGACTCAGGGAGAGGGCGAAGGAGAGGGGACTCAGGCAGAGGGGGAAGGAGAGGGAACTGAGGGGGAGGATGAAGGAGAGGTgacacagggggagggggaaggagaGGGGACTCAGGGAGGGGAAGAAGAGGGGACTCAGGGAGAGGGGAAGGAGAGGGGGAAGGAGATGGGActcagggagagggggaggagaggggacTCATGGAGGGGGAAGGAGATGGGActcagggagagggggaggagaggggactcagggagagggggaaggaGATTGGACTCAGGGAGAGGGGCCTCATGGAGGGGGAAGGAGAGGGGACTCAGGAAGAGGGCGAAGGATAGGGGACTcagggagagggggaaggaGAGGGGACTCGGGGaaagggaaaggaaagggaaCTCAGGGGGAGGATGA
- the LOC5508625 gene encoding cytidine and dCMP deaminase domain-containing protein 1 codes for MAQGSGTAYKELREKISKRDLFACLALWTERCPHGTSEQGIEQGQDVKSDDNDEVFEEPPTKRQKEDGFIEQNVETRNQPNVNGGNGIIKEVSEAKKILNNQFISNNHKFQESEVAPGFQETAEKVKVNKVGVVVTDADDQIVGMDFSHDNMHAVTSALIGNPIRARGGTVYVSRKPCTFCIKLLAELKIKRIFYLPFEPEIPVEDDLCNAERIQKICGIAASVAVPHISDCILKDCLLKASPFTHNKADYKETALEFMKTYWNNDWLSKASRLLMWPEFQDLCSEVSIQVKKMFDWLAIVTICDVPDCTEFVSYDNSGSLNSIINSGIFCPNPESTTWQSLALHMVRMAHILSKYSDDPTRGVGAVILKENSIVGAGWNCYTSDALYGDFPRAASKHVHIKNKRYPFSIHGEQSVILHRFVTDIKDESTTIFVNKMPCDECVPLMLRVGVKNVVFPPEKAKKFHTQLKVNLLKTSVASGRLRGFVARQSSGTSAIKDSESRNQFNDIMKD; via the coding sequence ATGGCGCAGGGTAGCGGGACGGCGTACAAGGAACTCAGGGAAAAGATCTCCAAACGGGACCtttttgcttgtcttgctcttTGGACCGAGCGCTGTCCTCATGGAACCAGCGAACAGGGTATTGAGCAAGGACAGGATGTTAAAAGTGATGACAACGATGAAGTGTTTGAAGAACCCCCGACGAAGAGGCAGAAAGAAGATGGATTTATAGAGCAGAATGTGGAAACAAGAAATCAACCTAATGTGAACGGGGGTAATGGAATAATCAAGGAAGTTTCAGAGGCCAAAAAGATTCTAAATAATCAATTTATTTCAAACAATCACAAGTTCCAAGAATCGGAGGTGGCCCCCGGTTTCCAAGAAACTGCAGAGAAAGTGAAAGTAAACAAAGTTGGTGTTGTGGTTACAGATGCTGACGATCAGATTGTTGGGATGGATTTCTCCCATGACAATATGCATGCTGTGACAAGTGCCTTGATTGGAAACCCTATCCGGGCTAGAGGGGGAACTGTGTATGTGTCAAGAAAGCCATGTACATTTTGTATCAAATTGTTGGCTGAATTGAAAatcaaaaggattttttaccTGCCCTTTGAGCCAGAAATCCCTGTTGAAGATGATTTGTGTAATGCTGAGAGGATTCAGAAAATCTGTGGAATTGCAGCATCAGTTGCCGTGCCACACATAAGCGATTGTATTCTGAAAGACTGTCTATTAAAGGCCTCACCCTTTACTCATAACAAAGCTGATTATAAAGAGACTGCACTTGAGTTTATGAAGACGTACTGGAACAATGACTGGTTAAGTAAAGCTAGCCGTCTTCTCATGTGGCCAGAATTTCAAGATTTGTGCAGTGAAGTTTCAATTCAGGTCAAGAAAATGTTTGATTGGTTGGCCATTGTCACAATCTGTGATGTCCCAGACTGCACTGAATTTGTTTCATATGACAATTCAGGTAGTTTGAACAGCATAATAAATTCTGGTATATTTTGCCCCAACCCTGAGAGTACAACCTGGCAATCCCTGGCACTACACATGGTCAGAATGGCTCATATTCTGTCTAAATACTCAGATGACCCCACAAGAGGGGTAGGTGCTGTTATCCTTAAAGAAAACAGCATTGTAGGAGCTGGCTGGAATTGCTACACCTCGGATGCACTTTATGGTGATTTCCCTAGAGCTGCCAGTAAGCATGTGCACATCAAGAACAAGAGATACCCCTTCTCGATCCATGGTGAGCAGAGTGTCATTCTTCATCGCTTTGTCACTGACATCAAAGATGAATCTACTACTATATTTGTCAATAAGATGCCATGCGATGAGTGTGTTCCGCTGATGCTCAGAGTTGGGGTCAAGAATGTGGTGTTTCCACCAGAGAAAGCTAAGAAATTCCATACTCAACTGAAAGTTAACCTTCTTAAAACCAGTGTAGCATCAGGTCGGCTGAGAGGGTTTGTAGCAAGGCAGTCTTCTGGCACTAGTGCTATCAAGGATTCTGAATCTAGGAATCAGTTTAATGATATTATGAAAGACTAG